Part of the Nocardia higoensis genome, GACGTCGTCGATTTCGCGATCGTCGGGAAGTGGATGGAAGAGCAGGGGCTTCCCGGTGGCGAATTCGAGGAGGTGACCCCGCTGGGCGGGGGAACGCAGAACATCATGCTGCGCTTCGTCCGGGGCGGTCGCACCTACGTCCTGCGGCGCGGCCCCAAGCATCTGCGTCCGAAGAGCAACGAGGTGATCAAGCGCGAAGCCCGCCTGCTCGGCGCGCTGAACGGCACCGATGTCAAGGCGCCACGGGTGATCGCCGCCGCCCCCGACGAGTCCCTCATCGGCGTGTACTTCTATCTCATGGAACCCATCGAGGGCTTCAATCCGCAGACCGAACTGCCCGCCCTGCACGCCGGTGACGCCGAGATCCGCCGTCAGATGGGTTTGTCGGCGGTGGAGGCCATCGCACGCCTCGGCTCGGTGGACTACAAGGCGATCGGCCTGGAGGGCTACGGCAAGCCCGAGGGCTTCCTGGAGCGCCAGGTGCCGCGCTGGATGGCCGAGCTCGAGTCCTACGCGGGCAACGAGGGCTATCCCGGACCGCAGATCCCCGGCATCGAGAAGGTCGGCGAATGGCTCGACCGCAACCGGCCCGCCGAGTGGACCCCCGGCATCCTGCACGGTGACTGCCACCTGGCCAACATCATGTTCAGCTACGACGGTCCCCAGGTCGCCGCCCTGGTCGACTGGGAGATGTCGACCATCGGCGACCCGCTGCTCGACCTCGGCTGGCAGATCGCCACCCGTCCCGAACCCGGCACCACCGGCGCGGCGCTGATCGGCAAGCTCGGCGCGGCGGGCGGATTGCCCACGGCGGCGGAGATGATCGAGCACTACGGCAAGTTCTCCACCCGCGACCTGGCCGCCGTCGACTGGTACACCGTGCTGGCCTGCTTCAAGCTCGGCATCGTGCTCGAGGGCACGCACGCTCGCGCGTTCGCGGGCAAGGCGCCCAAGCAGACCGGCGACTTCCTGCACGCGATCACTCTGGAACTGTTCGAGCGCGCGCAGCGGGTGATGGCCTGAGCTCTCCGCGCCTGAGGCGGCATCTCGATGAAGTCCGGCCGGATATGGATGGTGAACCATATCCGGCCGGACTAGTTTCGACACATGGCGATCGTTCCTGATGTGAAGGACTGGACCTGGGTGCTCGAGCGCCCCTGTCCGGACTGCGGCTTCGATGCCGCGACCGTCGACTACGACGCGGTGCCCGCCGCGGCTCGGGCGAGTGTGGATCGGTTGCGCGCGGCGCTCGCCCGTCCCGGCGCGCGGCAACGGCCGCGGCCGGAGATGTGGTCGCCGACGGAGTACGCGGCGCACGTGCGGGATGTGTGCCGGATCTTCGTGTTCCGCGTCGCGGTGATCACTCGTCGCCCGGCTGTCGATCCCGGCGTTCCCGCGTTCGATCCGGGCGTCGGGGGCGGCCCTGCCCATGTCGAGAGATCCTCCGGCGACGAACTTTCCCGTGCCGGGCGACGCGGTGTCCCGGCCGATCTGCCGACCTTCGCGAACTGGGATCAGGACGCGACCGCACTCGCCGATCGCTACGACGAACAGGATCCCGCTGTCGTCGCGGCGCAGCTGTCGGTCGCGGCCGGGGCTGCGGCCGAGGCGTTCGCTTCGGTCCCGCCCGCCGACCGCGCTATGCGAGCCCGGCGCGGTGGCGGGGCAACCTTCACGGTGGAGACCCTGGCGCGATACTTCCTGCACGATCTCGTCCACCACGTCCACGATGTGCGGGGCTGAGAGCGGGCCCACTTCTGGAACGTGTTCGGGCACTGTTCTTACGCTGGGCGCGGATTTTCCGGCTTGCCACTAGAACACGTTCCACTTTTCTCGTACTGTGGGTGCTGTCACATTGAAGCACTGTGCACGCGAGAGGTCGACTGGAATGAAGACGAAGGGCGCGATCCTGTGGGGGATCGACCAGCCGTGGTCGGTGGAAGAGATCGAGGTCGGCGACCCCGTGGCCGGCGAGGTGCAGATCCGGATGGAAACCGCGGGTATGTGCCATTCCGATCATCACATCGTCACCGGCGCGACACCCATGCCGGGCTATCCGGTGATGGGCGGACACGAGGGTGCGGGCGTCATCACCAAGCTCGGCCCGAACGTGCCCTCCGATCTGCAGGTCGGCGATCACGTGATCCTGTCGTTCATCCCCGCCTGCGGCCGCTGTCCGGCGTGCGTGTCGGGCAAAATGGCCCTGTGCGACCTCGGTGCGGGACTGCTGATGGGCCAGGCGATCAGCGACGGCACCTACCGCATCCAGGCGCGCGGTGAGAACGTCATCCCGATGTGCCTGCTGGGCACCTTCGCCCCGTACATGACGGTGCACCACACCTCGGTCGTCAAGATCGACCCCAGCATTCCGTTCGAGGTCGCCTGCCTGGTCGGCTGCGGTGTGCCGACCGGTTTCGGTTCGGCCACCCACGTCGCCAACGTCATGCCCGGCGACACCGTGGTCGTCGCGGGTATCGGCGGTGTCGGCATGAGCGCGCTGCAGGGCGCGGTGCTCTCGGGTGCGTCCAAGATCGTCGCGATCGACCCGGTGCCGTGGAAGTTGGAGCAGGCGCAGAAGTTCGGCGCCACCCACACCTACGCCAGCATGGCCGAGGCCATCGTGCCGCTGATGGAGGCCACCGAGGGGCGCATGGCCGAAAAGGTCATCCTCACCATGGGTGAGATGCACGGCGACTACGTCGAAGAGGGCCTGATCCTCACCGGCAAGGGTGGCACTCTCGTGGTCACCTCGATGGGTCGCATGGACGCCGGTGAGGTCAAGATGAACACCTTCCTGCTGTCGATGCTGCAGAAGACGGTGAAGGGCTGCATCTTCGGCGGCGGCAACGCCCGTCAGGACGCGCCGCACCTGCTCTCGCTGTACAAGTCCGGCCAGCTCAATCTCGACGACATGGTCACCCGCAGCTACGCGCTGGAGGAGATCAACCAGGGCTACCAGGACATGCTCGACGGCAAGAATCTGCGGGGCATCATCCGCTACACCGAGAACGACTGGTAGAGCGCGTGGTCGGGCCCGCCCGTCGTCCGGGCGGGCCCGCGCCCTTGGGGTCGCCGGGTGTTGTCTCGTAGGCTCGCGGAGTGCGAGCACTCGAGCAGATCGACGACTGGCCGGTCCGGCACGCGGCGGCGGGCGTGGTGTCCGGCGTGGCGACGACTTCCCGCGGCGACACCGACCGGGTGTTCGCACTGGCCTCGGTGACCAAACCTCTGGTCGCCTATGCCGTTCTCGTCGCGATCGAAGAGGGGGCGATCGAACTCGACCAGCCGGCCGGCCCGCCCGGCGCGACCGTGCGCCATCTCCTCGCCCACGCCTCCGGCCTGGCCTTCGACACCACCGAGGTCATGGCCGAGCCCGGTGCGCGCCGCATCTACTCCAGCTCCGGCTTCGAGGTCTTGGCCGATTTCGTCGCCGAGCAATCCGGCATCGCGTTCGACGCGTATCTGCGCGAATCCGTTTTCGTACCACTGGGTATGGAATCTTCCGCGTTGGCGGGTCCGGCGGGCCATGCCTGCCGCTCCACCCTGGACGACCTGCTGCGCTTCGCCGCCGAATTGCTGAACCCGCGGCTGATCGCGCCGCAGACCCTCGCCGAGGCGACCACCGTGCAGTTCCCGGGCCTCAACGGCGTGTTGCCCGGCTTCGGCTCCCAGCGCCCCAACGACTGGGGCCTCGGTTTCGAGATCCGCGACGGCAAGTCCCCGCACTGGACCGGAACCACCAATTCCCCGCGCACTTTCGGCCACTTCGGGCAAACCGGGACATTTCTGTGGGTCGACCCGCGGCGAGGTCTGGCGTGTTGCGCTCTCGCCGACGAGAATTTCGGCGACTGGGCGCGTGCGGCCTGGCCGGTCCTCAGTGATGCTGTGATCGCCGAAGGCGAAGGGACGCTGTGATCGCCCAGGGCTAGGGCCTGAACCGGCGGCAGGTAACTGCCGGGCAACACACGAACCGAGTAACACTCGTAACTCAGTACACTCGAGTACACTCGGGCAACGCCAGCAGCGGACAGGTCGTTGGGGAAGACGTCCCTCGTCTGAGCTGGAGGTGTCAGTGGTGCGCGCATCGAGTCAGTTCGCGGACGCGACGGCGGGTGTGGTCTGGATCCACTCAGCCCCTGCCGCGCTGTGTCCGCACGTCGAATGGGCACTCACCTCGGCGCTCAGCTCACCCGCCAAGCTCAGGTGGACCACCCAGCCCGTCGACGGCCACCTGCGCGCGTCCAGCGACTGGATCGGCCCCGTCGGCACGGCGGGCCGCATCGCCCAATCCCTGCGCTCCTGGCCGGTTCTGCGTTTCGAGGTCACCGAGGAGCCCAGCGACGGCGTCGACGGCGAGCGCTACAGTTTCTCGCCCGTGCTGGGCCTGTGGCGTGGCGCGGTGAGCGCCAACGGAGATGTCATGGTCGGAGAGAACCGCTTGCGCTCGATGCTGCAATCAGCGCGCAGCGAGGGGAAGCGTTCGGGGTACGACCTGGCCGCCGAGATCGACCGGGCGATGGGGACGCCGTGGGACGAGGATCTGGAAGCGTTCCGCAGCGGGGACGACGACGCGGTGGGCGCGGAGGTCACCTGGCTGCGCCGCGACGTCGGCTGAGCGCTCGAACTCCCGGCCGCACTGATTCGAAGCCGTTAGCAGCGTCCCGGACTCGCCACCCAGACAGGCTTGCTTCGGAGAGTTACCAGAGGGCGCCGGTGACAGGTAGTCCCCCGCAATAGCGGGGCAAGCGGGACCTCCGTGGTCACTGCACCCGCGAGGCCGACCGGACCGCGAAGACTCTGATCGTGGTTGCGGCGATCAACCCGACTGCCGCGAAGGCAGTGAGCGGGTCCGGGTGGGTCAACGGCTGCCCGCGCAACGCCTGCCACGTCAGCAGCGCGAGCACGCCCGTGTAGCCCCAGGCCAACACTCCCATCACCGAGGCGCGGGCACTCTCCTCCCGCAGCCACGTCACGCGCGAGGCAAGCGCTGCGAGAACCACAGCGGAGAGCAGCAGGACCTGCAGGGCATGCAACCCGACGAAGTGCGGGATACGTAGATCCCCGCCCGTGACGCTCCACTGCGTGATCGGCATGCCCGGATGGTCGTCGGTCGCTCCGACGGTGTGCCTTGCGCTGAGATCGACTACTCGACCATTCGCGTCGCGTGCCGACTGATCACCCTGGAACCCCATCAGGTAGGCGATCGCCATTCCAGCCGACGCCAGCCACAGCCCCGCGTTGATGGCGCGGGCTGTCGGACGGTCGGTCAGCCTCTGCCGCAACAGCATCACGCCGATCACCAGATTGGTGACGAACAACCCCAGCGCGCCGTACAGGAATATCGCCTGCCCCACCGAGTTGATGATGTCGTCGGAGTTGTTGAAATGGCTGAATGTTCCTCGGGATGCCTGGATCGCGATGAAGCCGACGTCCGCGAGGCCGGCGAGGGCGAAGACGCCACCCAGTGCGCGAGTCCAGCGACTTCCCCTGTGCGGCAGGTTCAGCAACCACGCGAGGGTGGTGCCGTACAGGGCGAAGGCGATCGCGAACTTGAACGGCTTGAGCCAGATCGACACCCCGAGCAGCATGCGGTCGTCGACGACCATGCCGACAGCGGAGAAGAGTGCCAGTGATGCCATCGCGGCAACCATCACCATCAACAGCCGTTCATGGGAGAAGAGCGGGCGGATCTGCGCTCGTAAGATGTCCACGCGATCGATGGTGGGGTTGCTGAACCGATCGACACATCCCGCTGCTGGGTGAGCCGGGAGCCATACCCTGGTACGACCTGCGGTGGCTCGCCGAGAAGCCGGAATTCAGCTGGTTGGTCCAGGAACCGCCGGAGATCGCCGTGGTGAAGCCCTGGAGGGGGAAGTGGGCGCAGAGGGGATCGAACCCCCGACCGCTGGTGTGTAAAACCAGTGCTCTACCGCTGAGCTATACGCCCGTGCCCCGCCGGCCGGAACCGGTGGGGACGGTTTATGAATCTAGCGCGGCGAGCGCTTTCTCCCAAGCTCCCTGGTCACGGGGCTCTCCGGGGCCGTTCATCTCCGAGAAGCGGATGATTCCCGCCTTGTCGACCACGAAGGTGCCGCGGTTGGCGATGCCGGTCTTGTCGTTGAAGACGCCGTAGGTCTGGGCGACGGCGCCGTGCGGCCAGAAGTCCGACAGCAGGGGAAAGGTGTAGCCCTGTTCGGCCGCCCAGATCTTGTGGGTGGGCGGTGGGCCGACGGAGATCGCGAGGATCTCGGCGTCGTCGTTCTGGAACTTGGGCAGTTCGTCGCGGACCTTGCACAGCTCGCCCTGGCACACGCCGGTGAAGGCGAGCGGGTAGAACACGAGCAGCACGTTCTTGCCGCCCCGGTAGTCCGAGAGCGTGACGGGCTGGTTGTTCTGGTCCTTGAGGGTGAAATCCGGCGCGACGGTGCCGACTTGCAGCGGGCCGACCTCGGCAGGCATACGCGAATCCTCCATCGTGACGGGTTTTCGTCCGGACGGTGGTTACCCACCGTCCGGCGAAACCATAGCGAAAAGGTCAGCGCTGTTTGGAGGGAGCCTTGGGCTGCACGAGGCGGCTGCCGGTCCATCCACCGAGGCTGATGGCCGAGGTCTGGGTCAGGCCTGCCGTGGGTGCCGATTCGGCGATCTCACTCGGGTCCACATGGCCTGGCTGACCGGTCTTGGGCGTGAGCACCCAGATGAAACCGTCGTCGGCGAGGGGACTGATGACTTCCATCAGTTCGTCGGCCAGATCGCCGTCGCCGTCGCGCCACCACAGCAGCACCGCGTCCACGACCTCGTCGGAATCCTCGTCGACCATCTCGCCGCCGCTGGCTTCCTCCACGGCCGCACGCAGGTCGTCATCCGTGTCCTCGTCCCAGCCGAGCTCTTGGACAACCATGCCGTGTGCAATGCCAAGCTTCTGAGCGTAATTCTGCGCGTCCGCCGCGGCGACCACGGTGGTGTCCTCCTCAATCCCGACAACAGGTAGGTCCCAAGCGAACATGGTTATCGGCCCGAGCGCAAGCTGATCGGACGAAATCGAGGCGAATGTCGCGTGGGAACGGCGTCGCGGGGAGCGCCGGAACGGGGTTACGGGCAGGCCTGTCTGACGGTGTTGCGGGCGGCGTTGACCCGCTGGCTCGCGGCGTTGAGCGGGTCGACATTCGCGTGGTAGGACATCTTTCTGGTCTCCTCGGCGAGCTGGCGCGCGGCGCCCACGTACTCGACGAGTTTGCCCGCGAGATCCGGCGGCAATGTGTCACCCGCGTTGTTCACGCCCGCCTCCACCTTGTTCGCCGCATCCTCGAGAGTCGTCGCGGCGGCGTCACGCCTGGCGTCGTAGTCGGGGGCGTTCGAGTCGTGGGCTTCGACGAACTCGTTGTAGCGCTGCACGCCGATGCCGCTGGTGTTCGCGAAGGGGGAGCAGTTGTCGGTGATCGCCTGGGCCTGCTCGGCGGCCCGGCGAGAGGACGTGGCGGCTGCCTGCTCGCTCTGATAGATCGCGACTTCGCCGGTGTTCGGCAGCGCGGTGCCGGGAACCTGTTCACCGCAGGCCACCACCGTGCCGGCGAGAACGGCCAGCGCCGAGCACGCCAGTCCCACCCGGTGCGGATTCAACAGCTTCATCGTCGTCTCCCCTGCTCACGGTGGCGGCTGCGCATGGTGGCTGATGGAGCCCGGCGCGCGAGGGCCGCCGGGGCAACTGGGCGGTAACCCATTTTCTGCAGACGGTACTTGATTTCCGGCTGCCATGATGCTTCGGGACGCACCTTCGGGAAGGATGGAGGGTGCGACCGACCTGGCGCATCGGGCGAATCCGCACACCAGCGGACCCGTCCACGGAGCACGAAGCACATCAGCTTTTCCACACCTGCACGAGGAGCAGATTTGACCGACCTCATCGACTCTTCCGTCCCGGCGAAATCCGCCGGAACAAACGCCGCCGGCTCGAACGGAGCTCCGGCGCCCGCCACGGGCGAACGCGTGCGGGTGATCCGTGAAGGAGTGGCGTCCTACCTACCCGACATCGACCCCGAGGAGACCGGGGAATGGCTCGAGTCGTTCGACGAGATGCTCGAGCGCGAAGGTCCGCAGCGTGCCCGCTACCTGATGCTGCGCCTGCTCGAGCGCGCCGGTGAGCGCCACGTCTCGATCCCGGCCCTGACCTCGACCGACTACGTCAACACCATCCCGACCGAGAACGAGCCGTGGTTCCCCGGCGACGAGGAGGTCGAGCGCCGGTACCGCGCGTTCATCCGCTGGAACGCCGCGATCATGGTGCATCGCGCGCAGCGGCCCGGAATCGGCGTCGGCGGCCACATCTCCACCTACGCGTCCTCGGCCGCGCTCTACGAGGTGGGTTTCAACCACTTCTTCCGCGGCAAGGACCATCCGGGCGGCGGCGACCAGATCTTCATCCAGGGACACGCCTCGCCGGGCATCTACGCCCGCGCCTTCCTCGAGGGCAGGCTCGGCGCCGACCAGCTCGACGGTTTCCGGCAGGAGTACAGCCACGGCGGACTCGGTCGTGGCCTGCCCTCCTATCCGCACCCGCGGCTGCTCGACAACTTCTGGGAGTTCCCGACCGTGTCCATGGGCCTGGGCCCGATGAACGCGATCTACCAGGCGCGGTTCAACCACTACCTGCACGATCGGGGCATCAAGGAAACCTCCGATCAGCATGTGTGGGCATTCCTCGGCGACGGCGAGATGGACGAGCCGGAATCGCGCGGTCTGGCGCACGTGGCGGCCATGGAAGGTCTGGACAATCTCACCTTCGTGGTGAACTGCAACCTGCAGCGCTTGGACGGACCCGTTCGCGGTAACGGCAAGATCATCCAGGAACTGGAGTCGTTCTTCCGCGGCGCGGGCTGGAACGTCATCAAGGTGATCTGGGGCCGGGAGTGGGATCAGCTGCTCGGCGCCGACCGCGACGGCGCGCTCGTGAACCTGATGAACACCACACCCGACGGCGACTACCAGACCTACAAGGCCAACGACGGCGCCTATGTGCGCGACCACTTCTTCGGCCGGGACCCGCGCACCAAAGCGCTGGTGCAGAACATGTCCGACCAGGAGATCTGGAACCTCAAGCGCGGTGGCCACGACTACCGCAAGGTGTACGCGGCCTACGCGGCGGCGATGGCGCACAAGGGCCAGCCGACGGTGATCCTGGCCAAGACGATCAAGGGCTACACCCTCGGCAAGCACTTCGAGGGCCGCAACGCCACGCACCAGATGAAGAAGCTGACCTTGCAGGACCTCAAGGACTTCCGTGATGTCCAGCGCATCCCGATCAGCGACGCTGAGCTGGAGAAGGATCCGTACCTGCCGCCGTACTACCACCCCGGCATGCAGGCCCGCGAGATCCAGTACATGCTCGACCGGCGCCGGGCGCTCGGCGGTTTCCTGCCCGAGCGGCGCAGTTCGGCGAAGCCTTTGACGCTGCCGGGCGACGAGGCCTACAAGTCGGTGCGCAAGGGTTCGGGCAAGCAGAACGTCGCCACCACGATGGCGTTGGTGCGGCTGATGAAGGAACTGCTGCGCGACAAGGAGATCGGCAAGCGCATCGTGCCGATCATCCCCGACGAGGCCCGCACCTTCGGCATGGACTCGTGGTTCCCGTCGCTGAAGATCTACAACCGCAACGGGCAGCTGTACACCTCGGTGGACGCCGAACTGATGCTCGCCTACAAGGAGAGCGCTGTCGGGCAGATCCTGCACGAGGGCATCAACGAGGCGGGCTCGACGGCGTCGTTCACCGCGGTGGGTACGTCCTACGCCACCCACGGCGAGCCGATGATCCCGCTCTACATCTTCTATTCGATGTTCGGGTTCCAGCGCACCGGCGACGGTCTGTGGGCGGCGGCCGATCAGCTGGCCCGCGGTTTCGTGCTCGGCGCGACCGCGGGGCGGACCACGCTGACCGGTGAGGGCTTGCAGCACAACGACGGTCATTCGCTGTTGCTGGCCTCCACCAATCCCGCCGTGGTGACCTACGATCCGGCGTTCGCCTTCGAGATCGCCCATATCGTGCGTGACGGCCTGCGCCGGATGTACGGCGGCGGCACCCCGGCCGAGCATCCGGGCGCGCTGCCCGGCACCGAGCCGGTGGAACGGGCCGAGGACACCTTCGGCGGCGAGAACGTCTTCTACTACATCACCCTCTACAACGAGCCCTACCAGCAGCCGGCCGAGCCCGCGGACCTGGACGTGGCGGGACTGTTGAAGGGCATCTACCGCTACCGGGCGGGAGGTGAGGGCGATGTGCGCGCCCAGATCCTGGTCTCCGGCGTGACGGTGCCCGACGGCCTGCGGGCGCAGGCGCTGCTGGCGGAGGAATGGGGTGTGCAGGCCGATGTGTGGTCGGTGACCTCGTGGGGCGAGCTGCGCAAGGAGGCACTGGTCAAGGAGATCGCCGCGTTGCGCGATCCGAGCGCCGAGCCCGCTGTGCCCTATGTCACCGAGGCGCTGTCGCGGGCGAGCGGTCCGTTCGTGGCGGCGACCGACTGGATGCGGGCGGTGCCCGATCAGGTGCGTCAGTGGGTACCCGGTGAGTTCATCACCCTCGGCACCGACGGCTTCGGCTTCTCCGACACCCGTCCGGCCGCGCGCAGGCGGTTCAACGTCGACGCGCAATCCATCGCGGTGGCTGCGCTGATCGGGCTGGCCAGGACCGGGCGGATCGACCGGTCCACGGCTGTCGAAGCGGCACGCAAGTACCGCATCGCCGACGTGGACGCCGCACCGAAGCCTGCCGTGAGTTCGGACGAAGATCTGGCATAGCGCAACATTGGATGGTGGACCGTAAACCGCCGCGGCCGAGACGGATCTCCGAAGGCTCTTCCGAGCACGAGGTGTATCTGCCTACGGGCGCGCTCTCGCCGAACCGCCAGACCCGTGACCCGCTGCCGGACACGCTGCTCAAGAGGGTGAAGCAATTCTCCGGGCGGCTGTCCACCGAGGCGGTGGGCTCGATGCAGGATCGGTTGCCGTTCTTCACCGATCTGGACGCCGCGCAGCGCGCGGGCGTGCAGATGCTGGTGCAGACCGCGGTGGTGAACTTCCTGGAGTGGCTGCAGGACCCGGACAGCGACATCCGGTTCAGCTTGGACACCTTCCAGGTGATTCCGCAGGATCTGGCGCGGCGGCTGACGCTGCGCCAGACCGTGGACATGGTCAGGGTGGCCATGGAGTTCTTCGAGCAGTGGCTGCCCGCGCTGGCGCGCAACGA contains:
- a CDS encoding peroxiredoxin — its product is MPAEVGPLQVGTVAPDFTLKDQNNQPVTLSDYRGGKNVLLVFYPLAFTGVCQGELCKVRDELPKFQNDDAEILAISVGPPPTHKIWAAEQGYTFPLLSDFWPHGAVAQTYGVFNDKTGIANRGTFVVDKAGIIRFSEMNGPGEPRDQGAWEKALAALDS
- a CDS encoding DUF3052 domain-containing protein, with amino-acid sequence MVAAADAQNYAQKLGIAHGMVVQELGWDEDTDDDLRAAVEEASGGEMVDEDSDEVVDAVLLWWRDGDGDLADELMEVISPLADDGFIWVLTPKTGQPGHVDPSEIAESAPTAGLTQTSAISLGGWTGSRLVQPKAPSKQR
- a CDS encoding DUF3145 domain-containing protein encodes the protein MRASSQFADATAGVVWIHSAPAALCPHVEWALTSALSSPAKLRWTTQPVDGHLRASSDWIGPVGTAGRIAQSLRSWPVLRFEVTEEPSDGVDGERYSFSPVLGLWRGAVSANGDVMVGENRLRSMLQSARSEGKRSGYDLAAEIDRAMGTPWDEDLEAFRSGDDDAVGAEVTWLRRDVG
- a CDS encoding serine hydrolase domain-containing protein, which codes for MRALEQIDDWPVRHAAAGVVSGVATTSRGDTDRVFALASVTKPLVAYAVLVAIEEGAIELDQPAGPPGATVRHLLAHASGLAFDTTEVMAEPGARRIYSSSGFEVLADFVAEQSGIAFDAYLRESVFVPLGMESSALAGPAGHACRSTLDDLLRFAAELLNPRLIAPQTLAEATTVQFPGLNGVLPGFGSQRPNDWGLGFEIRDGKSPHWTGTTNSPRTFGHFGQTGTFLWVDPRRGLACCALADENFGDWARAAWPVLSDAVIAEGEGTL
- the aceE gene encoding pyruvate dehydrogenase (acetyl-transferring), homodimeric type codes for the protein MTDLIDSSVPAKSAGTNAAGSNGAPAPATGERVRVIREGVASYLPDIDPEETGEWLESFDEMLEREGPQRARYLMLRLLERAGERHVSIPALTSTDYVNTIPTENEPWFPGDEEVERRYRAFIRWNAAIMVHRAQRPGIGVGGHISTYASSAALYEVGFNHFFRGKDHPGGGDQIFIQGHASPGIYARAFLEGRLGADQLDGFRQEYSHGGLGRGLPSYPHPRLLDNFWEFPTVSMGLGPMNAIYQARFNHYLHDRGIKETSDQHVWAFLGDGEMDEPESRGLAHVAAMEGLDNLTFVVNCNLQRLDGPVRGNGKIIQELESFFRGAGWNVIKVIWGREWDQLLGADRDGALVNLMNTTPDGDYQTYKANDGAYVRDHFFGRDPRTKALVQNMSDQEIWNLKRGGHDYRKVYAAYAAAMAHKGQPTVILAKTIKGYTLGKHFEGRNATHQMKKLTLQDLKDFRDVQRIPISDAELEKDPYLPPYYHPGMQAREIQYMLDRRRALGGFLPERRSSAKPLTLPGDEAYKSVRKGSGKQNVATTMALVRLMKELLRDKEIGKRIVPIIPDEARTFGMDSWFPSLKIYNRNGQLYTSVDAELMLAYKESAVGQILHEGINEAGSTASFTAVGTSYATHGEPMIPLYIFYSMFGFQRTGDGLWAAADQLARGFVLGATAGRTTLTGEGLQHNDGHSLLLASTNPAVVTYDPAFAFEIAHIVRDGLRRMYGGGTPAEHPGALPGTEPVERAEDTFGGENVFYYITLYNEPYQQPAEPADLDVAGLLKGIYRYRAGGEGDVRAQILVSGVTVPDGLRAQALLAEEWGVQADVWSVTSWGELRKEALVKEIAALRDPSAEPAVPYVTEALSRASGPFVAATDWMRAVPDQVRQWVPGEFITLGTDGFGFSDTRPAARRRFNVDAQSIAVAALIGLARTGRIDRSTAVEAARKYRIADVDAAPKPAVSSDEDLA
- a CDS encoding NDMA-dependent alcohol dehydrogenase, translated to MKTKGAILWGIDQPWSVEEIEVGDPVAGEVQIRMETAGMCHSDHHIVTGATPMPGYPVMGGHEGAGVITKLGPNVPSDLQVGDHVILSFIPACGRCPACVSGKMALCDLGAGLLMGQAISDGTYRIQARGENVIPMCLLGTFAPYMTVHHTSVVKIDPSIPFEVACLVGCGVPTGFGSATHVANVMPGDTVVVAGIGGVGMSALQGAVLSGASKIVAIDPVPWKLEQAQKFGATHTYASMAEAIVPLMEATEGRMAEKVILTMGEMHGDYVEEGLILTGKGGTLVVTSMGRMDAGEVKMNTFLLSMLQKTVKGCIFGGGNARQDAPHLLSLYKSGQLNLDDMVTRSYALEEINQGYQDMLDGKNLRGIIRYTENDW
- a CDS encoding DinB family protein; translation: MAIVPDVKDWTWVLERPCPDCGFDAATVDYDAVPAAARASVDRLRAALARPGARQRPRPEMWSPTEYAAHVRDVCRIFVFRVAVITRRPAVDPGVPAFDPGVGGGPAHVERSSGDELSRAGRRGVPADLPTFANWDQDATALADRYDEQDPAVVAAQLSVAAGAAAEAFASVPPADRAMRARRGGGATFTVETLARYFLHDLVHHVHDVRG
- a CDS encoding phosphotransferase family protein: MSCMSVAQPVEVDRDVVDFAIVGKWMEEQGLPGGEFEEVTPLGGGTQNIMLRFVRGGRTYVLRRGPKHLRPKSNEVIKREARLLGALNGTDVKAPRVIAAAPDESLIGVYFYLMEPIEGFNPQTELPALHAGDAEIRRQMGLSAVEAIARLGSVDYKAIGLEGYGKPEGFLERQVPRWMAELESYAGNEGYPGPQIPGIEKVGEWLDRNRPAEWTPGILHGDCHLANIMFSYDGPQVAALVDWEMSTIGDPLLDLGWQIATRPEPGTTGAALIGKLGAAGGLPTAAEMIEHYGKFSTRDLAAVDWYTVLACFKLGIVLEGTHARAFAGKAPKQTGDFLHAITLELFERAQRVMA